In Maridesulfovibrio sp., the genomic stretch GCCGCCGGAGGCATTTCTTATCCAAATATCCGCTTAGCGGGTTTGGCGAGATTAGCTAGGAACTCTTTGCGCGTTACGCCGTTGCCGACGCCGGAGGCGTCTGCGGTAACGTACTCGTAGTAGAGTTCTGGTTTATCCTGCACAAGATAGATGACGTTAACTTCGTCAGCGTCGATAACCTGTGCATTGGGGTAGTCCTTCTTTACTCTTTCAAGAGCTTCTTCTGCAAGGGCTACCATTTCTTCACGTTCACCGAAGTTCATGGTTCCGGTAGGACAAGTCTTGACACACATGGGAATCAATCCTGCCTGCTGGCGGTCAATACACATGTCGCACTTGGTCAGCATTCCAGTACCGGTATTACGGCGCGGAATATTGTAGGGACATGCTTCGGTAATTTCCTGACA encodes the following:
- a CDS encoding 4Fe-4S dicluster domain-containing protein, with amino-acid sequence MSKAFFVDTSRCTACRGCQVACKEWHGLPAVKTKQRGSHQNPPDLNPFNYKLVRFSEHRINGKVEWYFFPDQCRHCDVPPCKDIADSYVTGAVIKDEETGAVIFTDQSKRLAADECQEITEACPYNIPRRNTGTGMLTKCDMCIDRQQAGLIPMCVKTCPTGTMNFGEREEMVALAEEALERVKKDYPNAQVIDADEVNVIYLVQDKPELYYEYVTADASGVGNGVTRKEFLANLAKPAKRIFG